A single Loxodonta africana isolate mLoxAfr1 chromosome 12, mLoxAfr1.hap2, whole genome shotgun sequence DNA region contains:
- the TEDC2 gene encoding tubulin epsilon and delta complex protein 2, whose amino-acid sequence MLPADCSLRLVAELRAALDACGEQQRQLDQSLRVCRRLLRAWEPTRPAAPEPTPGPEPNEEDPSPACAPSLQDLTELELLTQALEKAVRVRKGISKVGEGDKAPSLKPRTVATPPATTTSVPPQAPGQAGNGTSETRSPRGIRQPKVPARSLPEHRLLSTRERTSLGRGARATRPSLGDQQVTPSVTPLVPEAFTLKEKGTLLRLPMAFWKAASQNAQRHCTSFVKALRRVNQAAPSHVCTMPGKLSIVVTSLPPPPVSEGRTAPPLHPVISVSISQRRSPLSLFPGQCPLIPQGLWGSFLAFRRARHPSCGPAWPCPAGWNNWHPSPDSWVLVCPSLWAQIDSTQASDSANATARTRFLLKMQAASGWPGVGLSAAVVEAEVGRLRKACLRLRLRMGTELAAAPTDCVQEYRCLLLLEGLQATVGQCLHWLQELRKVVAKHHLELCPSGMPARASCLCEGGADAAWSPQPLLYSSTQELQTLAALRLRVAMLDQQLHLEKVLMDELLPLVRTQRPCCVAVCRAVHSLLCNGGQHFPTVLQDEPAD is encoded by the exons ATGCTGCCTGCCGACTGCTCGCTCCG GCTGGTGGCCGAGCTGCGGGCCGCGCTGGATGCCTGCGGCGAGCAGCAGAGGCAGCTAGACCAGAGCCTGCGAGTCTGCCGGCGACTGCTGAGGGCCTG GGAACCAACCAGACCCGCAGCTCCAGAGCCAACTCCAGGGCCAGAACCGAATGAAGAGGACCCATCTCCAG CATGTGCACCCAGCCTTCAAGACCTCACGGAGCTGGAGCTATTGACCCAGGCGCTGGAGAAGGCTGTACGGGTGCGAAAAGGCATCTCTAAGGTTGGAGAGGGAGACAAGGCCCCCAGCCTGAAACCCCGGACAGTGGCCACCCCTCCTGCCACCACAACCTCAGTCCCACCCCAGGCCCCAGGTCAGGCTGGCAACGGAACATCAGAGACAAGATCCCCCAGGGGCATCCGCCAACCCAAGGTGCCGGCCAGGAGCCTCCCGGAGCACAGGCTTCTGTCCACTAGGGAGAGGACCTCTCTGGGGAGAGGAGCCCGAGCCACCAGGCCCAGCCTTGGGGACCAACAGGTGACCCCATCAGTGACTCCTCTGGTTCCAGAAGCTTTCACACTCAAGGAGAAGGG GACCCTGCTGCGACTGCCCATGGCCTTCTGGAAGGCAGCGTCCCAAAATGCTCA GAGACATTGTACCAGCTTTGTCAAGGCATTGAGAAGAGTGAACCAGGCAGCCCCTTCCCATGTTTGTACTATGCCTGGCAAACTGAGCATCGTAGTTACTAGTCTACCGCCCCCACCTGTCTCCGAGGGAAGGacagcccctccccttcatccTGTAATATCTGTTAGCATTTCCCAGAGGCGGTCACCTTTGTCCTTGTTTCCTGGTCAGTGTCCCCTCATTCCCCAAGGCCTCTGGGGGTCCTTCCTGGCATTCAGGAGAGCTAGACATCCCAGCTGTGGCCCTGCCTGGCCTTGCCCAGCTGGCTGGAATAATTGGCATCCCTCTCCTGATTCCTGGGTGCTCGTGTGTCCCAGTCTATGGGCCCAGATCGACTCTACACAGGCCAGTGACTCTGCGAATGCCACGGCCAGAACCCGATTCCTGCTGAAAATGCAGGCAGCT TCAGGCTGGCCTGGCGTGGGGCTCAGTGCGGCCGTGGTGGAGGCAGAGGTGGGGCGCCTACGGAAGGCCTGCTTACGGCTGAGACTGCGCATGGGGACTGAGCTGGCGGCAG CCCCCACCGACTGCGTGCAGGAATACCGCTGTCTGCTCCTCCTAGAGGGGCTGCAGGCCACAGTGGGGCAGTGTCTTCACTGGCTGCAGGAGCTTCGCAAAG TGGTTGCTAAACATCACCTGGAGCTGTGCCCCTCAGGGATGCCCGCTAGGGCCTCATGTCTCTGTGAAGGAGGTGCTGATGCAGCCTGGAGCCCCCAGCCTCTTCTCTACTCCAGCACCCAGGAGCTGCAAACCCTGGCAGCCCTCAGGCTGCGAGTGGCCATGCTGGACCAACAGCTCCACCTGGAAAAG GTCCTGATGGATGAGCTCCTCCCTCTGGTGAGGACCCAGAGGCCTTGCTGTGTGGCCGTGTGCCGGGCTGTGCACAGCCTGCTCTGCAATGGAGGCCAGCACTTCCCCACGGTCCTGCAGGACGAACCTGCAGACTGA